TTTAGTTTAGGTAAAATTTTGGAAGTCGATAAGGATATTCAAGGAGCGCAAGAAAATTATCAACAGGCGATCGCTCAAGCTACTACCCGTGGGACACAATTAAAAGCACAATTAGCTCAATTAAACTTATTAATTCAACAAAAATACTTTTTAGAAGCCGCCAATATTGTAGAAGAAATAGAGAAAAATTTAGCTGATTTTCCGGTTAATCAAACTAAAATTGATGCTCAACTTTATTTGCCACAACTTTTATTAAGTTGGAGTAAAATTGCTGTTTCTTCTAATAAATTACCTTCTTGGCAAAAAATAGAAGCCCTATTAAAACAAGCACAAGAAAATTCTCAATTAATTAATTATCGTCAGGGAGAAGCTTATGGGTTAGGCGATCAGGGAAAACTTTATGAAATATTAGCTTTAACCCGAACTTGTCAAAACAATATTTCTCCTTTTATAGATTGTTCAATTACCTATCATTTTTCTGATCTTAATCAATTGACTTTGAAAACAGAACAACTTAGGGAAAAAGCCCAGAAATTAACGGAACAATCTTTAATGCAATCTCAAGCTATTCAATCAGATGATATTACCTATATTTTGCAGTGGCAACTAGGGAGAATTTTAGCTGCTGCTGGCCAAAAAGAAGCTGCTATTAACGCTTATTTAGAAGCCGTTAACACTTTAAAATCTGTCACTTTTGATTTAATTAATAATAGAGATTTTCAGTTATCTTTTAGAGAAAAAGTTGAGCCACTTTACCGGGAATTACTCAGTTTATTACTGCCCCAAAATAATCAAGAATTAGTTGATCAAGACAATTTAGAAGAAGCTCGAAAACAAATAGAAGCCTTACAAGTGGCTGAATTAAATAATTTCTTTCAGGATATTTGTGTCGTTAGTCAACCGATTGATGTTAGTAACATCGATCCTTCTGCCGCTATTTTATATCCCTTAATATTACGCGATCGCCTAGTAGTTTTAACCAGTTTACCTAATCAACCATTAGAAGTTTATGTTACACAAATTACTCAAAACAAATTAGAAGAAATTGTTAAAAAATTTCGCTATCATATCGTTATTCGTAGTCAAAGGGAATTTTTTGATTATGGTCAAACCCTTTATCAATGGTTAGTTAAACCCTTGGTTGCTCATCTGGAACAATCTAAAATCAAAACCTTAGTTTTTGTGCCTGATGGAGTCTTGAGAAATATTCCGATGAGTGCTTTATATGATGGGCAAAAATATCTAATTGAAAACTATCAAGTTGCCTTAACTCCTGGCCTGACTTTATTATCCCCTCAACCCTTAAAAAATCAGCGATTAAACACCTTATTCTCCGGCTTAACAGAAACCTTCAGAGAAGAAGGCTTAATTCCTTTATTTTATGTTAAACAAGAATTAAAAGCTGTTCAATCTCAAGTTCCTACTACCGTTTTACTGAATGAAGATTTTACTGTTAATAACCTACGAAAAACCTTAGAAAATAGTTATTTTCCCATTGTTCATTTAGCCACTCACGGACAATTTAGCTCACAATTTGACAAGACATTTTTAGTTGCTTGGAATAGCTTCATTAATGTGTTAGAATTAGAGAGATTATTGAAAGAGAATGATCCCAGAGGCAATAACCCCATTGAACTATTAATCTTAAGTGCTTGTGAAACAGCATCAGGAGATAGTCGCGCTGCATTAGGGTTAGCGGGGTTTGCTGTACGGGCTGGCGCGAGAAGTACCTTAGCCACCTTATGGTCAGTAAATGATCAAGCTTCAGCAGTAATTATGAAACAATTTTATAGTCAATTATCGACTCAAAATTCATCAAAAGCAGAAGCCTTAAGACAAGCACAATTAGCTATATTAAAAAATCCTTGGTATAAGCATCCTTTTTATTGGTCAGCTTATATTTTAGTCGGTAATTGGCTTTAGAAAAACGAAACACAAAAGTAATAATTTTGCATGGTAGCGGAGGGACTTAACAAGGAGGAACGGGAACCGGATTTGACCTGATCTCGTCTTCATTTTAGGAATTAAGTCTATCAAAGGCAAATGTTAGGTTTTTTAAGAAAAATTGGCTCTACCGAACCTAGGATGTAAAACGATTAAAAATTACAGGCTTAAACCCGATCGGGTTAAGCGATAGGAACTAAGCCTGGCTGCCCAGGCTTAAAATTAGGCTGTGTAGACAGCCTTTGTTCTTATAGAATAAGGCTTTAGCCTGTATTCATTTATTAATTTTACATGGCAAGTTCGGTAGAACCGAAAAATCCTCGAATTTTTGTGTCATTAAAGCCCAAGGAGAAAATTAAAAATGTTAGCTAAAAAAATGCAACTCATAACAACCGCCGCCGGGATTTGGATGGCCTTAACAGGAGTGAGTTTAGCGCAGAAATTTACCGATATTAACGGCAATCCCTATCAATCGGAAATTGAAAAAGCAGCCAATATGCTAATTGTTTCAGGGTTTCCCGATCAAACCTTTCGCCCTCAAGATTCAGTGACGCGAGAACAAGCAATTTCTATGATCGTTGATGGACTGAATACCCTTGTTGCCATTAATATTAACGAAAAACCCAAGAACCGAGTTCAACCTTTTTTAGACGTTGAGCAATCTCGCTGGAGTGCAGCTAAAATTAATTGGGCCCAATGG
This genomic window from Crocosphaera sp. UHCC 0190 contains:
- a CDS encoding CHAT domain-containing protein, which encodes MLVRFLRFLLLLCLGLTLTLYSAYFPPYSPVIASSIQVEEEQAKEWYQRGQITQAIDIWQKNAKNYAQQGEIVSQARILGYLALAYAQLGEWQKAETAINQSLELLQTKKAEIEAIPVLAEALNIQGTLFLGRGDGLSALSSWEEATKTYEKIKDNVGILRTKINQGRALQALGLYPRACRYLLDTLADSPLNCEDLTSNSLTPLLPKTLTPLEQAGWLSLAQTLRQEGNLDGSQTILEYILTQLPSEETKTSILFSLGKILEVDKDIQGAQENYQQAIAQATTRGTQLKAQLAQLNLLIQQKYFLEAANIVEEIEKNLADFPVNQTKIDAQLYLPQLLLSWSKIAVSSNKLPSWQKIEALLKQAQENSQLINYRQGEAYGLGDQGKLYEILALTRTCQNNISPFIDCSITYHFSDLNQLTLKTEQLREKAQKLTEQSLMQSQAIQSDDITYILQWQLGRILAAAGQKEAAINAYLEAVNTLKSVTFDLINNRDFQLSFREKVEPLYRELLSLLLPQNNQELVDQDNLEEARKQIEALQVAELNNFFQDICVVSQPIDVSNIDPSAAILYPLILRDRLVVLTSLPNQPLEVYVTQITQNKLEEIVKKFRYHIVIRSQREFFDYGQTLYQWLVKPLVAHLEQSKIKTLVFVPDGVLRNIPMSALYDGQKYLIENYQVALTPGLTLLSPQPLKNQRLNTLFSGLTETFREEGLIPLFYVKQELKAVQSQVPTTVLLNEDFTVNNLRKTLENSYFPIVHLATHGQFSSQFDKTFLVAWNSFINVLELERLLKENDPRGNNPIELLILSACETASGDSRAALGLAGFAVRAGARSTLATLWSVNDQASAVIMKQFYSQLSTQNSSKAEALRQAQLAILKNPWYKHPFYWSAYILVGNWL
- a CDS encoding S-layer homology domain-containing protein; translation: MLAKKMQLITTAAGIWMALTGVSLAQKFTDINGNPYQSEIEKAANMLIVSGFPDQTFRPQDSVTREQAISMIVDGLNTLVAININEKPKNRVQPFLDVEQSRWSAAKINWAQWNILPEETATGNFRPTDYVTRAELLGFLRRSAELLKAKLEKETVLNATKKSINFSDVSGYNQQLTRQMSAYCGIASPVNEEGEKFAPDQPANRDYTTAAILRTINCVQNDPK